In Halorientalis sp. LT38, a genomic segment contains:
- a CDS encoding ABC transporter permease subunit, translating into MSWRTLAAKDVRDAGRSKITVLLTALSGVLYLGTVVVHDYIGDPSFPAFVEALAGVVAVVLPAVAILLAYKSVVDERESGALSLTLSMPHSRKDVALGTFVGRTVVTVVPTLAALAVAGVVGAVRFDTAGALWFPWFLLATALYGTAFVGIAVGLSLSTTVDRWITVGGLGGYLLLVSFWDSLHSLVLVVLHRFDLRVLRDVPDWALFFRLLQPSESYDRLVRSGFDVDLAGLYVADGAPVYVGWWAALLVLCLWILAPLAVGYRRFRTADL; encoded by the coding sequence GTGAGCTGGCGCACTTTGGCGGCGAAGGACGTCCGGGACGCGGGCCGGTCGAAGATCACCGTGCTGCTGACCGCGCTGTCGGGGGTCCTCTATCTCGGGACCGTCGTGGTACACGATTACATCGGCGATCCGAGCTTCCCCGCCTTCGTCGAGGCACTGGCCGGCGTCGTCGCCGTGGTCCTGCCGGCCGTCGCCATCCTGCTCGCCTACAAGTCAGTCGTCGACGAACGCGAGTCCGGCGCCCTGTCCCTCACGCTCTCGATGCCCCACTCCCGAAAGGACGTGGCGCTGGGGACGTTCGTCGGGCGAACGGTCGTCACCGTCGTCCCGACGCTGGCGGCGCTCGCCGTCGCGGGCGTCGTCGGCGCCGTCCGCTTCGACACGGCGGGGGCGCTCTGGTTCCCGTGGTTCCTCCTCGCGACCGCGCTCTACGGCACCGCGTTCGTCGGTATCGCGGTCGGGCTCTCCCTGTCCACGACGGTCGACCGCTGGATCACCGTCGGCGGGCTGGGCGGCTACCTCCTGCTGGTCTCCTTCTGGGACAGCCTGCACTCGCTCGTGCTCGTCGTCTTGCACCGCTTCGACCTGCGCGTCCTCCGGGACGTGCCGGACTGGGCGCTTTTCTTCCGGCTGCTGCAACCCAGCGAGTCCTACGACCGGCTGGTCAGATCCGGGTTCGACGTGGACCTCGCCGGGCTCTACGTCGCCGACGGCGCGCCCGTCTACGTGGGCTGGTGGGCCGCCCTCCTCGTCCTCTGCCTGTGGATCCTGGCGCCCCTGGCCGTCGGCTACCGCCGGTTCCGGACCGCGGACCTCTGA
- a CDS encoding ABC transporter permease subunit — MTWDVIARQDWRRTVAERSTKFLLGLLAFAIVIAAYVYPMAGQEPYTTGRFAGFVEGSLTTLVPIAGVLLGYNAVVSERASGALRLSLSLPHSRRDLVFGKFLGRAGAVAATVVASMAVAGFLVVYPFGSLEPLRFLALVGLTVWFAGIWTGLGVAASIAASTKRRALLLALTLFFLFVMVWETMENGLQLALSFLGLIEGDLPDPLQFVFGLEPGAVFGRLTDGFVDPSASLGGPWYLGKWVALVLFVLWLVGPLGLAYRRFAESDLA, encoded by the coding sequence ATGACCTGGGACGTCATCGCGCGCCAGGACTGGCGGCGCACGGTCGCCGAGCGCTCGACGAAGTTCCTGCTCGGCCTGCTCGCGTTCGCGATCGTGATCGCGGCGTACGTCTACCCGATGGCGGGACAGGAACCGTACACCACCGGCCGGTTCGCCGGCTTCGTCGAGGGGAGTCTCACGACGCTGGTCCCCATCGCCGGCGTCCTGCTGGGGTACAACGCGGTCGTGAGCGAGCGGGCCTCGGGCGCGCTCAGGCTCTCGCTGTCGCTTCCCCACAGTCGCCGAGATCTGGTTTTCGGGAAGTTCCTCGGCCGGGCAGGGGCGGTTGCGGCGACCGTCGTCGCGTCGATGGCGGTTGCCGGCTTCCTCGTCGTCTACCCCTTCGGCTCGCTGGAACCGCTCCGCTTTCTCGCGCTCGTGGGGCTGACGGTCTGGTTCGCCGGGATCTGGACGGGGCTGGGCGTCGCCGCCTCCATCGCCGCCTCGACGAAGCGCCGGGCGCTCCTGCTCGCGCTCACCCTCTTCTTCCTGTTCGTGATGGTCTGGGAGACGATGGAGAACGGTCTCCAGTTGGCGTTGAGCTTCCTCGGGTTGATAGAGGGCGACCTGCCCGACCCCCTGCAGTTCGTCTTCGGGCTCGAACCGGGGGCCGTCTTCGGCCGCCTGACGGACGGGTTCGTCGACCCCAGCGCGAGCCTCGGCGGCCCGTGGTACCTCGGGAAGTGGGTCGCGCTGGTCCTGTTCGTCCTCTGGCTGGTCGGCCCGCTCGGGCTCGCCTACCGGCGCTTCGCGGAGAGTGATCTGGCGTGA
- a CDS encoding ABC transporter ATP-binding protein, with protein MAAIEANEVSKRFGTLIALDRVDLSVPEGEIFGFLGPNGAGKSTFINLLLDFVTPTHGSVELFGHDCHAEGVAARERIGVLPEGYSVFERLTGRQHVEFAIESKDADDDPIEILERVGIRDDADRQASDYSKGMAQRLVLGMALVGEPDLLLLDEPTTGLDPNGAADMRQIIREENERGATVFFSSHILEQVEAVCDRVGILQDGELVAVDTIEGLRESLGGGTKLVIDVDHLENGTLEAVRGVEGVETAVEQDEGTIEVTCRNDAKMDILVELHGEGVDVLNFRTEEASLEDMFIEYTGAGRR; from the coding sequence ATGGCGGCAATCGAAGCGAACGAGGTATCGAAGCGGTTCGGGACCCTGATCGCACTGGACAGGGTCGACCTCAGCGTGCCGGAGGGAGAGATCTTCGGCTTCCTCGGGCCGAACGGGGCGGGCAAGTCGACGTTCATCAACCTTCTACTCGACTTCGTCACGCCGACGCACGGCTCGGTCGAGCTGTTCGGCCACGACTGCCACGCAGAGGGCGTCGCGGCCCGCGAACGCATCGGCGTCCTCCCGGAGGGCTACTCGGTGTTCGAGCGGCTCACGGGTCGCCAGCACGTCGAGTTCGCGATCGAGTCCAAGGACGCCGACGACGACCCCATCGAGATCCTGGAGCGGGTGGGGATCCGCGACGACGCGGACCGGCAGGCCAGCGACTACTCGAAGGGGATGGCCCAGCGCCTCGTCCTCGGGATGGCCCTCGTGGGCGAGCCGGACCTGCTCCTGCTTGACGAACCGACCACCGGCCTCGACCCCAACGGCGCAGCGGACATGCGCCAGATCATCCGCGAGGAGAACGAGCGGGGCGCGACGGTCTTCTTCTCCAGCCACATCCTCGAACAGGTCGAGGCGGTCTGCGATAGGGTGGGAATCCTCCAGGACGGCGAACTCGTCGCCGTCGACACCATCGAGGGCCTCCGGGAGTCCCTCGGTGGCGGGACGAAGCTCGTGATCGACGTCGATCACCTGGAGAACGGGACCCTCGAAGCCGTCCGGGGCGTCGAGGGCGTCGAGACGGCGGTCGAACAGGACGAGGGGACGATCGAGGTCACCTGCCGGAACGACGCGAAGATGGACATCCTGGTCGAACTCCACGGGGAGGGCGTCGACGTGCTGAACTTCCGGACGGAGGAGGCGTCCCTCGAGGACATGTTCATCGAGTACACCGGGGCCGGCCGGCGATGA
- a CDS encoding RNA ligase family protein, with protein sequence MKQFPSIPRVANAPAELFDSGHLWLLEKVDGANVRFQLRQSGRLRFGDRSRVYDDPDEVPEPYNHAVRHVQRNLDRDALREAVDDVETVVFFGEAMHRHAIDYDWERTPSVLGFDVWSATEERFLQPDAAERIFDRLGLDPVPVIERERNARDFDPDSYTIPQSAFYDGPAEGVVVRNKRGQRAKIVHPDFREVDDTVPVDGSAPELARTFATDRRLRKLAARLEDRDRTVTFQALYERVLEDIVREEHKRLYHGDASVDRSEFRSEVAARTRAFLDEYDRE encoded by the coding sequence GTGAAGCAGTTCCCGTCGATTCCACGGGTCGCGAACGCCCCTGCAGAGCTCTTCGACAGCGGGCACCTCTGGCTCCTCGAGAAGGTCGACGGGGCGAACGTCCGGTTCCAACTCCGCCAGTCCGGGCGACTCAGATTCGGCGATCGGAGTCGCGTGTACGACGACCCGGATGAAGTCCCCGAGCCCTATAACCACGCCGTTCGACACGTCCAGCGGAATCTGGACCGCGACGCACTCCGCGAGGCGGTCGACGACGTCGAGACGGTCGTGTTCTTCGGCGAGGCGATGCACCGGCACGCGATCGACTACGACTGGGAGCGGACCCCGTCGGTTCTCGGGTTCGACGTGTGGTCAGCGACCGAGGAGCGCTTCCTGCAACCGGACGCCGCCGAGCGGATTTTCGACCGGCTCGGACTCGACCCGGTCCCAGTGATCGAGCGAGAGCGAAACGCGCGGGATTTCGATCCCGACTCGTACACCATCCCCCAATCGGCGTTCTACGACGGCCCGGCGGAGGGCGTGGTCGTCCGGAACAAGCGAGGCCAGCGCGCGAAGATCGTCCACCCAGACTTTCGCGAAGTCGACGATACGGTCCCGGTCGACGGGTCGGCGCCGGAACTGGCGCGGACGTTCGCGACCGACCGCCGCCTCCGGAAACTGGCGGCCAGACTCGAGGACCGCGACCGCACCGTCACGTTCCAGGCGCTCTACGAGCGGGTCCTCGAAGACATCGTCAGGGAGGAACACAAGCGACTGTATCACGGCGACGCGTCCGTCGACAGGAGCGAGTTCCGGTCCGAAGTCGCCGCACGGACGCGGGCCTTTCTCGACGAGTACGATCGCGAGTAA
- a CDS encoding response regulator: MDIDSEGDGTTRHIRILHVDDDAALGDVVKLFLERDYDRFEVVTETKARDGLRRLETDDIDCIVSDYEMPPMDGLEFLETVRGSHPDIPFLLFTGKGSEEIASEAISRGVTDYLQKGVGTDQYEVLGNRIRNSVQSYRTEHELERSRAFLDCVLDLSPSAVVVLDGEGSIVRSNKLAETTLGLSKAEIADRTFDDTAWTIVDEDGDPVSDDAVPFKRVAATGKPLYDVEHGIERPDGEIVWLSINAAPLRSEDGPTEQVVAVLSDESNRKLKEHHEAETIRQLEGLGRVLSHDLGNALQIALGRLELARETGSDDHLTEVHDSLERAIDMLTDLTNAIEARSVVDGITTVDAGAIFARAWETQETTDARKDIADEIRIEADETALLRIFENLIRNALEHSPESPTVRVGVLANGFYVEDDGPGIPNADRDQAFEPGFTSKADGNGMGLPSIQQIALAHGWETKITDGETGGARFEFTNVA, encoded by the coding sequence ATGGATATCGATTCCGAGGGCGACGGGACGACCCGTCACATCCGGATTCTACACGTCGACGACGACGCCGCGCTGGGAGACGTCGTGAAGCTCTTTCTCGAACGGGATTACGATCGCTTCGAGGTCGTCACGGAAACGAAGGCGCGTGACGGTCTCAGGCGGCTCGAGACCGACGACATCGATTGTATCGTCAGCGATTACGAGATGCCCCCGATGGACGGGCTCGAGTTTCTGGAGACGGTACGGGGGTCACACCCCGACATCCCGTTTTTGCTCTTCACGGGGAAGGGAAGCGAGGAGATCGCGAGCGAAGCGATCAGTCGGGGCGTGACCGATTACCTGCAGAAAGGAGTCGGGACGGACCAGTACGAGGTGCTGGGAAACCGGATCCGCAACAGCGTGCAGAGCTACCGAACCGAACACGAACTCGAGCGAAGCCGCGCGTTTCTGGACTGCGTACTGGACCTGAGTCCATCTGCCGTCGTCGTCCTCGATGGCGAGGGGAGCATCGTCCGGTCGAACAAACTCGCCGAGACCACGCTCGGACTCTCGAAGGCGGAGATCGCTGACCGGACGTTCGACGACACGGCGTGGACGATCGTCGACGAGGACGGTGATCCAGTTTCGGACGATGCGGTCCCGTTCAAACGGGTCGCTGCCACCGGCAAACCCCTCTACGACGTCGAACACGGCATCGAACGACCGGACGGCGAGATCGTCTGGCTCTCGATCAACGCCGCCCCGCTCCGGAGCGAGGACGGGCCGACGGAGCAAGTCGTCGCCGTCCTCTCGGACGAGTCGAATCGAAAGCTCAAGGAACACCACGAAGCGGAGACGATCCGGCAACTGGAGGGGCTGGGACGGGTCCTCTCACACGACCTGGGGAACGCGCTACAGATCGCACTGGGCCGCCTCGAGTTGGCGCGTGAGACGGGTTCCGATGACCATCTCACGGAAGTCCACGACTCGCTCGAACGGGCGATCGATATGCTGACCGACCTCACGAACGCCATCGAGGCCAGGAGCGTCGTGGACGGGATCACCACGGTCGACGCCGGCGCGATCTTCGCTCGGGCGTGGGAGACCCAGGAGACCACCGACGCGAGGAAAGACATCGCGGACGAGATCCGAATCGAGGCCGACGAGACGGCGCTGTTACGCATCTTCGAGAACCTGATCAGAAACGCCCTCGAACACAGTCCGGAGTCACCGACGGTCCGCGTCGGCGTACTCGCCAACGGGTTCTACGTCGAGGACGACGGCCCGGGCATTCCGAACGCGGACCGAGACCAGGCGTTCGAGCCTGGATTCACCTCGAAGGCGGACGGGAACGGGATGGGACTGCCGAGCATCCAGCAGATCGCGCTCGCACACGGCTGGGAAACGAAGATCACCGACGGCGAGACCGGCGGCGCCCGCTTCGAGTTCACCAACGTCGCCTGA
- a CDS encoding TIGR00266 family protein, with amino-acid sequence METEITHRPSYAHLVVSLEAGETVLAEPGAMVSHTPSVSIETSSTRDGLLSSAKSMLGGESLFANEFTAEGEPGTITLAPPKPGDVREYDLSEETLYAVDGAFLAAEPPVDIDSEFGGLKSLLAGASITPLALSGSGRVFLEAFGGIETVDLDHGESYVVDNENVVAWEGTVDFDARRVGDLKSTLLSGEGLVMEFTGPGSVWYQTRGLDSFVDAIAGALPTGDDNDATIEF; translated from the coding sequence ATGGAAACCGAAATCACACACCGACCCTCCTACGCGCACCTCGTCGTCTCGCTCGAAGCGGGCGAAACCGTCCTCGCCGAACCGGGCGCGATGGTCAGTCACACGCCCTCGGTCAGTATCGAGACGTCGTCGACGCGAGACGGCCTGTTGAGTTCCGCCAAGTCCATGCTCGGCGGCGAGTCGCTGTTCGCGAACGAGTTCACCGCCGAAGGCGAACCGGGGACGATCACGCTGGCGCCGCCCAAGCCCGGCGACGTCCGCGAGTACGACCTCTCCGAGGAGACGCTCTACGCCGTCGACGGCGCGTTCCTGGCGGCCGAACCGCCGGTCGACATCGACTCGGAGTTCGGCGGCCTGAAGTCGCTGCTGGCCGGCGCGAGCATCACGCCGCTGGCCCTGTCGGGTTCGGGTCGCGTCTTCCTCGAGGCCTTCGGCGGCATCGAGACCGTCGACCTGGATCACGGCGAGTCCTACGTCGTCGACAACGAGAACGTCGTCGCCTGGGAGGGCACCGTCGACTTCGACGCCCGACGCGTGGGCGACCTCAAGTCGACGTTGCTCAGCGGCGAGGGCCTCGTCATGGAGTTCACCGGCCCCGGATCCGTCTGGTACCAGACCCGCGGACTGGACTCGTTCGTCGACGCCATCGCCGGCGCGCTCCCGACCGGCGACGACAACGACGCGACGATCGAGTTCTGA